In Oreochromis aureus strain Israel breed Guangdong linkage group 15, ZZ_aureus, whole genome shotgun sequence, a single genomic region encodes these proteins:
- the syt14b gene encoding synaptotagmin-14b isoform X3, whose translation MAFFKSFQQNLPSVNISSILDSVTSRVDDLANAVSDVTYAVSDQLTEQVTTIIDKVQEKEDGENGSQESGQNSTLQEGKSGSKSMWQMPRDSEGGNTGSKNSQTSDTTEAENSQSQLEWEWRDGCWRVKKTEAELAEEERRKKEEKELQERREQRRRERRQKQLEKEAKSPRNEEDSQEGRQEEKADDLENTEKKSNDQSAVQQKSGNGDKTPHSPGCESESRVSKPEEQKDHEKEGEKVEDGTEREGDDEEESELSRSSSRVKTSDKKKGKAAKEGSKKTEKASDVEKKRDKGKKSKKGKKKGNQEGVLSDSEEDRVPEGEAQQKTTSAWSSTRKQSSEHGGYSSEASSEQASSIQRIKKDSSLGEPQPPPYQDEGSGACVGSRYRSERGVRRAPTPQRCDSPHCSSEASGDQDTESYLNKACDEDIPSDSTAVLGPEDGSGPPLPTAYEPEPLAKYGTLDVAFEYDSSEQWLAVTVTAATDIPALKQTGNISWQVHLVLLPTKKQRAKTGVQKGPCPVFTETFKFSRVEQEALGDYAVRFRLYSIRRMKKEKVLGEKVFYLTKLNLQGKIALPVTLEPGSELTGCGSVVSVSRSAGALSYRSTEDSSTPEILLGLIYNSATGQLSAEMVCFVV comes from the exons ATGGCCTTCTTCAAGAGTTTCCAGCAGAACCTCCCATCTGTCAACATTTCCTCCATCTTGGACTCAGTCACCAGTCGTGTGGACGATCTCGCCAACGCCGTCAGCGATGTCACCTACGCTGTCAGCGACCAGCTGACCGAACAGGTCACTACTATCATCGACAAGGTGCAGGAAAAGGAAGATGGAGAAAACGGCAGCCAGGAATCGGGTCAGAATTCCACCCTGCAAGAAGGCAAGTCCGGCAGTAAAAGCATGTGGCAAATGCCCAGAGACTCAGAGGGGGGGAACACAGGCTCAAAGAACAGCCAAACTAGTGATACAACCGAGGCAGAGAACTCTCAGAGCCAGCTGGAGTGGGAATGGAGGGACGGATGTTGGCGAGTTAAAAAGACAGAAGCCGAGTTAgcagaggaagagaggaggaagaaagaggagaaggagctacaggagaggagagaacagAGGAGAAGAGAAAGGAGACAGAAGCAACTGGAGAAAGAAGCCAAGTCTCCGAGAAATGAAGAAGACTCTCAAGAGGGAAGGCAAGAGGAGAAGGCTGATGAtttagaaaacacagaaaagaagtCAAATGACCAATCAGCTGTTCAGCAAAAAAGTGGTAACGGTGATAAAACTCCTCACTCACCTGGTTGTGAGAGTGAAAGCAGGGTGTCAAAGCCGGAAGAGCAAAAAGATcatgagaaagagggagagaaggtAGAGGACGGCACTGAGCGAGAGGGAGACGATGAGGAAGAATCTGAGCTTTCTAGATCTTCTTCCAGAGTGAAAACGTCGGATAAGAAAAAGGGGAAAGCCGCAAAAGAGGGTtcgaaaaaaactgaaaaggcTTCAGATGTGGAgaaaaagagggacaaaggCAAGAAGagcaaaaaggggaaaaagaaaggaaaccaAG AGGGAGTTTTATCAGACAGTGAGGAGGACAGAGTTCCAGAGGGCGAGGCCCAGCAGAAGACAACCTCTGCATGGAGCAGCACAcgcaaacagtcatctgagcACGGAGGATACAGCAGCGAGGCCTCCAGTGAACAGG CCAGCAGCATCCAGAGGATAAAGAAAGATTCCTCACTTGGTGAACCTCAGCCTCCTCCGTACCAAGACGAGGGCTCGGGGGCCTGCGTGGGTTCTCGATACCGCTCAGAGCGAGGGGTCAGGAGAGCGCCGACCCCACAGCGCTGTGACAGCCCCCACTGCTCCAGTGAGGCAAGCGGGGACCAGGACACTGAGAGTTACCTCAACAAAGCCTGTGATGAGGACATACCCAGTGACAGCACTGCTGTTCTAGGGCCAGAG GATGGTTCTGGTCCTCCGCTTCCCACTGCCTACGAACCAGAGCCCCTCGCCAAATACGGCACCCTGGATGTCGCCTTTGAGTACGATTCCAGTGAGCAGTGGCTGGCCGTCACTGTCACAGCTGCAACTGACATTCCTGCTCTCAAACAGACCGGCAACATCTCGTGGCAGGTCCACTTGGTCCTGCTGCCCACCAAGAAGCAACGTGCTAAGACCGGCGTTCAGAAGGGCCCGTGTCCCGTCTTCACAGAAACATTCAAGTTTTCCAGGGTGGAGCAGGAGGCCCTGGGAGACTATGCTGTTCGCTTCCGCCTGTACAGCATCAGACGGATGAAAAAAGAGAAGGTCCTGGGAGAGAAGGTGTTCTACCTAACGAAGCTCAACCTGCAGGGCAAAATTGCTCTACCTGTCACGCTGGAGCCTGGCTCTGAACTTACA GGTTGTGGCTCTGTGGTGAGCGTGTCTCGCAGTGCGGGGGCTCTGTCCTATCGCTCCACTGAAGACTCATCCACACCTGAGATCCTCCTGGGTCTCATCTACAACTCTGCCACAGGGCAGCTCTCAGCTGAG ATGGTCTGTTTTGTTGTGTAA